One region of Cucurbita pepo subsp. pepo cultivar mu-cu-16 chromosome LG03, ASM280686v2, whole genome shotgun sequence genomic DNA includes:
- the LOC111791649 gene encoding transcription factor MYB20-like produces MGRQPCCDKVGLKRGPWTVEEDHKLMNFILNNGIHCWRLVPKLAGLLRCGKSCRLRWINYLRPDLKRGAFTETEENQIIHLHSLLGNRWSKIAAHFPGRTDNEIKNHWNTRIKKRLKQLGLDPSTHKRPTEKTDRLKEKLFIASNPLRKQEAMPNLDFETKEINQVAAHMISGGSSNLVCKGIGYEMWTGQSETDSHASFSLEYCSSMNESLSIMKPNSVQFDSLDSLPSWDDGVPKFNQLEEDDIYSLGNSSGYFVDTFSH; encoded by the exons ATGGGACGACAGCCATGCTGCGACAAGGTCGGACTGAAACGAGGCCCCTGGACTGTCGAGGAAGATCATAAGCTCATGAACTTCATCCTCAACAATGGAATTCATTGCTGGAGATTGGTGCCTAAACTTGCAG GTTTGCTAAGATGTGGAAAGAGTTGCAGACTAAGATGGATCAATTACCTGAGGCCCGATCTCAAGAGAGGCGCTTTCACAGAAACGGAAGAGAATCAAATCATTCACCTTCATTCTCTTCTTGGTAACAG GTGGTCGAAAATCGCAGCACATTTTCCGGGCCGAACGGATAATGAAATCAAGAACCATTGGAACACTCGAATCAAAAAGAGATTGAAGCAACTTGGTTTGGATCCATCGACACACAAAAGACCTACTGAAAAAACAGATAGACTGAAAGAAAAGCTGTTTATTGCATCAAATCCATTAAGAAAACAAGAGGCAATGccaaatttagattttgagACAAAGGAAATAAACCAAGTGGCAGCTCATATGATATCAGGTGGTTCTAGTAATCTGGTGTGCAAAGGCATTGGATATGAAATGTGGACAGGCCAATCAGAAACCGACAGCCACGCATCGTTTTCCTTGGAGTATTGTTCTTCAATGAATGAATCTCTATCGATTATGAAACCGAACTCTGTACAGTTTGATAGTTTGGATTCACTTCCTTCATGGGATGATGGCGTTCCAAAATTCAATCAGCTCGAAGAAGACGATATTTACTCGCTCGGGAACAGCAGTGGCTACTTTGTCGATACGTTCTCTCACTAA